In one window of Phormidium ambiguum IAM M-71 DNA:
- the rplF gene encoding 50S ribosomal protein L6, giving the protein MSRIGKRPISVPNKVTVAIEDQKIAVKGPKGELSRVLPQGITVEQEGETLNVVRENDSRVLRQLHGLSRTLVANMVEGVSQGFQRRLEIQGVGYRARVEGSNLVLVVGYSHEVKIEPPPGIQMAVEGNVNVTVSGIDKEQVGNLAARIRAVRPPEVYKGKGIRYAGEVVRRKAGKAGKAGKK; this is encoded by the coding sequence ATGTCTCGGATTGGTAAGCGTCCTATTAGCGTACCTAATAAGGTAACAGTGGCAATTGAAGACCAAAAAATTGCCGTCAAAGGGCCAAAAGGAGAATTATCCAGAGTTCTCCCACAAGGAATCACTGTGGAGCAAGAGGGAGAAACTTTAAACGTTGTTCGGGAAAATGACTCCCGTGTTCTCCGTCAGCTACACGGTTTATCTCGCACCTTAGTCGCCAACATGGTAGAAGGTGTTTCCCAAGGATTTCAACGTCGCTTGGAAATTCAAGGGGTTGGTTATCGGGCTAGAGTAGAAGGCAGCAATCTAGTTTTGGTTGTTGGCTATAGCCACGAAGTTAAAATCGAACCACCACCTGGCATCCAAATGGCTGTGGAAGGTAACGTAAACGTCACAGTTAGTGGCATTGACAAAGAACAAGTGGGTAATCTGGCAGCTAGAATTCGTGCCGTCCGCCCACCAGAAGTTTACAAAGGCAAAGGCATTCGCTATGCCGGAGAAGTAGTAAGACGCAAAGCTGGTAAAGCTGGTAAGGCAGGGAAGAAATGA
- the rpsH gene encoding 30S ribosomal protein S8, protein MAVNDTIADMLTRIRNANLARHQTTMVPATRMTRSIAKVLQDEGFIGEFVEDGEGVKKHLVISLKYKGKNRQPIITALKRVSKPGLRVYSNRKDLPRVLGGIGIAIISTSSGIMTDREARRQNVGGEVLCYVW, encoded by the coding sequence ATGGCGGTAAATGACACTATTGCAGATATGCTGACGCGCATCCGCAATGCAAACTTAGCGCGGCATCAAACAACGATGGTTCCGGCAACAAGAATGACTCGCTCAATAGCCAAAGTTTTACAAGATGAAGGTTTTATTGGTGAGTTCGTCGAAGATGGTGAAGGTGTGAAAAAACATCTGGTGATTTCTTTGAAATACAAAGGAAAAAATCGCCAACCAATTATTACTGCTCTCAAAAGAGTGAGCAAACCAGGATTACGAGTTTACTCAAATCGTAAAGATTTGCCCAGAGTTTTAGGCGGCATTGGGATTGCGATCATTTCTACTTCCAGTGGAATTATGACCGATCGAGAAGCCCGTCGCCAAAATGTAGGCGGAGAAGTACTTTGCTATGTCTGGTAG